The following coding sequences lie in one Methanofollis sp. genomic window:
- a CDS encoding 4Fe-4S dicluster domain-containing protein, which yields MEKTESLLLITPERCIGCGTCELACSLGHVGEFKPTVSNISVLRFEAGVNVPMTCLQCDKPACVAACRTGALHKDVETGLVGIDGARCIGCRMCVMACPFGNIAYSAAAKHPLKCDQCGGSPMCAEFCPAKAIEYLPADTATVQRKKAFSAKIAAGLSEVNV from the coding sequence ATGGAGAAAACTGAGAGCCTGCTGCTGATCACCCCTGAGCGGTGCATCGGCTGTGGGACCTGCGAACTGGCATGCTCGCTCGGGCATGTGGGTGAATTCAAGCCGACCGTCTCGAACATCTCTGTCCTCAGGTTTGAGGCCGGAGTGAATGTGCCGATGACCTGCCTGCAGTGCGACAAGCCTGCATGCGTCGCCGCCTGCAGGACGGGCGCCCTTCACAAGGACGTCGAGACCGGCCTTGTCGGTATCGACGGTGCCAGGTGCATCGGGTGCCGGATGTGCGTGATGGCCTGCCCCTTCGGCAACATCGCATACAGCGCTGCGGCAAAGCATCCGCTGAAGTGCGACCAGTGTGGCGGCAGCCCGATGTGCGCCGAGTTCTGCCCGGCAAAGGCCATCGAGTACCTGCCGGCCGACACGGCGACAGTCCAGAGGAAGAAGGCATTTTCGGCAAAAATTGCTGCCGGTCTCTCGGAGGTGAATGTATAA
- the npdG gene encoding NADPH-dependent F420 reductase — MKVGIIGGTGGIGQGMALRLSQNQTVYIGSRLEEKAQAACELCSYALKVLGLPFDLVPTTNQGVVDQADVVVFSIPAENLERTIESLQGLEGKTVISLMNPMVRADFFKYNPPEEGSAALKLQKLLPNSKIVAAFNNIPAGKWQQLSEPLDYSVCVCSDHADAKAEVMELVNSISELKAVDAGPLAVSPYVEAITPLVINIARFGKLRDVGVYFK, encoded by the coding sequence ATGAAAGTAGGAATCATCGGTGGCACCGGTGGCATCGGACAGGGAATGGCACTGCGGCTCTCACAGAACCAGACCGTCTATATCGGGTCCAGGCTTGAGGAGAAGGCCCAGGCGGCCTGCGAACTCTGCAGTTATGCGCTCAAAGTGCTCGGCCTCCCCTTCGACCTCGTCCCGACCACGAACCAGGGCGTCGTCGACCAGGCTGATGTCGTCGTCTTCTCCATCCCGGCAGAGAATCTGGAGAGGACGATCGAGTCCCTCCAGGGCCTCGAGGGCAAGACGGTCATCAGCCTGATGAACCCGATGGTCAGGGCCGACTTCTTCAAGTACAACCCGCCCGAGGAGGGATCTGCGGCCCTGAAACTCCAGAAACTCCTGCCCAACTCGAAGATCGTCGCGGCCTTCAACAACATCCCTGCCGGCAAGTGGCAGCAGCTCTCCGAACCCCTCGACTACTCGGTCTGTGTCTGCTCTGACCATGCCGATGCCAAGGCAGAGGTCATGGAACTCGTCAACTCGATCTCAGAGCTCAAGGCCGTGGACGCCGGCCCCCTCGCCGTCTCACCGTACGTCGAGGCCATCACGCCTCTCGTCATCAACATCGCACGTTTCGGAAAACTGCGTGATGTCGGCGTCTACTTCAAATAA
- the nuoE gene encoding NADH-quinone oxidoreductase subunit NuoE, with protein MPTVRQVIGTYPAEPRYLLAALQDIQAQYSYISVESMREVADYLGVPESRVFSVATFYQALSLVPQGKKVVKVCNGTACHLRGAPGLVDAIEKELGVKNGETTPDGIFTIQTVNCLGACAMAPVIMINERVYGKVTISRIPEIIEEERKDALRND; from the coding sequence GTGCCAACGGTGCGGCAGGTAATTGGGACCTATCCAGCGGAACCAAGGTATCTGCTTGCAGCGTTGCAGGATATCCAGGCACAATACAGTTATATCTCGGTCGAATCGATGCGGGAAGTCGCCGATTATCTTGGCGTCCCTGAAAGCCGGGTTTTTAGCGTCGCCACGTTTTATCAGGCCCTGAGCCTTGTCCCCCAGGGCAAGAAGGTTGTCAAGGTCTGCAATGGGACGGCGTGCCACCTTCGCGGTGCGCCCGGCCTTGTCGATGCAATCGAGAAAGAACTCGGCGTCAAGAATGGTGAGACGACCCCTGACGGGATCTTCACCATTCAGACGGTGAACTGCCTGGGCGCATGTGCGATGGCGCCTGTCATCATGATCAACGAGCGGGTCTATGGGAAGGTGACCATCTCCCGGATCCCGGAGATCATCGAGGAGGAGAGGAAAGATGCGCTTCGCAATGATTAA
- a CDS encoding 2Fe-2S iron-sulfur cluster-binding protein, giving the protein MIDVTIDGQKIEVEKGTTALEAARALGIEIPTLCNHPGLPPDGNCRLCQVEVIDRGRKSLAISCMYPIQRPVEILTDTGDVRRARKFVIQLLLARAPKSPVLQRLADQYGAEPLDERFVQTGEIDLCIRCGRCVRACAELGPDAIDFVWRGWDKEVNTPFGELSRTCTGCGSCAEVCPTGAILITEKGGTRTIWGRTFELVACEICGDLFATKEQLEAAKPEFEQKDARILCPRCRKVAEARAIALSGGAQDGDV; this is encoded by the coding sequence ATGATTGACGTGACAATTGACGGGCAGAAAATAGAGGTTGAGAAAGGTACGACCGCCCTGGAGGCGGCCCGTGCCCTGGGCATCGAGATCCCGACCCTCTGCAACCATCCGGGCCTGCCGCCTGACGGCAACTGCCGCCTCTGCCAGGTGGAGGTCATCGACCGGGGGAGAAAGAGCCTTGCCATCTCCTGCATGTACCCGATCCAGAGGCCTGTGGAGATCCTCACCGACACCGGGGACGTGAGGAGAGCGAGGAAATTTGTCATCCAGCTCCTTCTTGCCCGTGCGCCAAAGTCGCCCGTCCTCCAGAGGCTGGCCGACCAGTACGGCGCCGAGCCCCTGGACGAGCGTTTTGTCCAGACCGGAGAGATCGATCTCTGCATCAGGTGCGGCAGGTGTGTGCGTGCCTGCGCCGAACTCGGCCCCGACGCCATCGACTTCGTCTGGCGCGGCTGGGATAAAGAGGTGAACACCCCCTTTGGGGAGCTCTCCAGGACCTGCACGGGCTGCGGCTCGTGTGCCGAGGTCTGTCCGACAGGTGCGATCCTGATCACCGAGAAGGGAGGGACACGGACCATCTGGGGCCGCACCTTCGAGCTCGTGGCCTGCGAGATCTGCGGCGATCTTTTTGCGACAAAAGAGCAGCTCGAAGCGGCGAAGCCTGAGTTCGAGCAGAAAGACGCGAGGATCCTCTGCCCGCGGTGCCGCAAGGTCGCGGAGGCAAGGGCCATCGCCCTCTCCGGTGGAGCGCAGGACGGGGATGTGTGA
- the pyrF gene encoding orotidine-5'-phosphate decarboxylase — MTDLVLSLDVTERASALTIAAACAREVDAIKIGYPLVLAAGLGIARDLAGLGLPLIADFKVADIPNTNTLICEQAFAAGFSAVIAQGFPGPDSVAACVDAAHAHDGECYVVAEMSHPGALTFFSEGVPERLCKIVAQTGADGIIAPATRPERVKALRALIGKKKILSPGIGAQGGDPAEVAPLVDGMIVGRAIYGAADPAAAARAYAPYRR; from the coding sequence ATGACTGACCTCGTCCTCTCCCTCGACGTTACCGAACGGGCATCCGCACTCACCATCGCAGCGGCCTGCGCAAGGGAAGTCGATGCAATCAAGATCGGCTACCCCCTCGTCCTCGCGGCCGGCCTCGGTATCGCCCGCGACCTCGCAGGCCTCGGGCTTCCCCTCATCGCCGACTTCAAGGTCGCCGATATCCCGAATACCAACACCCTCATCTGCGAGCAGGCCTTCGCGGCCGGTTTCTCCGCGGTGATCGCCCAGGGCTTCCCTGGCCCTGACTCTGTCGCCGCCTGTGTCGACGCCGCCCATGCCCACGACGGGGAGTGCTATGTCGTCGCCGAGATGAGCCACCCCGGCGCGCTCACCTTCTTCTCCGAGGGCGTGCCCGAGCGGCTCTGCAAGATCGTCGCACAGACCGGCGCCGACGGTATCATCGCGCCGGCGACGCGGCCCGAAAGAGTGAAGGCCCTCCGCGCCCTCATCGGAAAAAAGAAGATCCTTTCCCCGGGCATCGGGGCACAGGGCGGCGACCCCGCAGAGGTCGCACCCCTCGTCGACGGCATGATCGTCGGCCGGGCCATCTATGGCGCGGCAGACCCGGCAGCCGCAGCACGGGCCTACGCACCCTACCGCCGATGA
- a CDS encoding iron-containing alcohol dehydrogenase, whose translation MVYTYLNPVVALMGAGAVKEIGTWAKMLNAKKALIVSGKGKHGQALNKNIADLLQASGVASAIFAGAEPNPTDVSVHEGAKMYAKEGCDMIVAVGGGSPMDCAKGVGIIATNGGTIYDYEGAGKVPKALPPFITVNTTAGTASEMTNFAVITDTRRHVKMALVDWKMNANVAINDPELMKSMPPALTAATGMDALTHAVEAYVSTIATPTTDAAAIKAIEIISKYLRPAVANGDDMVARDMMAHAEYLAGIAFNNASLGYVHAMAHQLGGFYNLPHGVCNAILLPHVEKFNLIAAPERFVDIAKALGENVEGLSTIEAADKAIDAIKKLSVDVGIPAGVKELGAKEEDIPTLVDNAMKDICGLTNPRRATKDEIAAIYRSAM comes from the coding sequence ATGGTATACACATATCTGAACCCGGTAGTTGCCCTCATGGGCGCTGGAGCAGTCAAGGAGATCGGAACCTGGGCAAAGATGCTCAACGCCAAGAAGGCCTTGATCGTCTCTGGCAAGGGCAAGCATGGTCAGGCACTGAACAAGAACATCGCCGACCTCCTTCAGGCATCAGGCGTTGCATCGGCAATCTTCGCCGGCGCTGAGCCAAACCCGACTGACGTCTCTGTCCACGAAGGTGCTAAGATGTACGCAAAGGAAGGCTGCGACATGATCGTCGCCGTCGGCGGCGGGTCCCCGATGGACTGCGCCAAGGGCGTCGGGATCATCGCCACCAACGGTGGGACGATCTACGACTACGAAGGCGCTGGAAAGGTCCCCAAGGCCCTGCCGCCCTTCATCACCGTCAACACCACGGCGGGTACCGCCTCGGAGATGACCAACTTCGCCGTCATCACCGACACCCGCAGGCACGTCAAGATGGCCCTCGTCGACTGGAAGATGAACGCCAATGTCGCGATCAACGACCCCGAACTGATGAAGAGCATGCCGCCCGCACTCACCGCCGCCACAGGCATGGACGCCCTCACCCACGCAGTCGAGGCCTACGTCTCCACCATTGCCACCCCGACCACGGACGCAGCAGCCATCAAGGCAATAGAGATCATCTCGAAGTACCTCCGGCCTGCCGTCGCCAATGGTGACGACATGGTCGCCCGCGATATGATGGCCCATGCCGAGTACCTCGCGGGCATCGCCTTCAACAATGCCAGCCTCGGCTATGTCCACGCGATGGCCCACCAGCTCGGAGGCTTCTACAACCTGCCACACGGCGTCTGCAACGCCATTCTCCTGCCGCACGTCGAGAAGTTCAACCTCATCGCAGCACCCGAGCGCTTCGTCGACATCGCCAAGGCACTCGGCGAGAACGTCGAAGGGCTCTCCACCATCGAAGCGGCCGACAAGGCGATCGATGCCATCAAGAAACTCTCGGTCGACGTCGGTATCCCGGCGGGAGTGAAGGAACTCGGTGCAAAGGAGGAGGACATCCCGACCCTGGTGGACAATGCCATGAAAGACATCTGTGGCCTGACCAACCCGCGCCGGGCCACAAAGGACGAGATCGCGGCCATCTATCGGTCTGCGATGTAA
- a CDS encoding deoxyhypusine synthase, with amino-acid sequence MECNLDECGDPVRQVRLSAGMTANELVLAIGGAGAYNGGALAKAADIYEKMLRDEKATKYFGLAGAMVPAGMGGIVSELIEKGHIDILVSTGANLTHDTIEAIGCHHYHGTSTCDDIKLREEEINRIYDIFLPDEAFIRFEEFMQDCLSDIPDKSVITISGLLRHIGEHLDHGILATAAKNDVPVFCPAVQDSMLGMQFWFYNQTHHIVVDTFGDMHDIIDRCYAAEHAGAFLVGGGVPKNFIFQNKMITPSGFDYAIQLTGDRPDLGGLSGATLSEAQSWGKINEDAAAITVYGDATINLPLIAAAVLERLEHD; translated from the coding sequence ATGGAATGCAACTTGGATGAATGCGGCGATCCTGTCAGACAGGTCAGACTTTCGGCAGGGATGACGGCAAACGAACTTGTCCTCGCAATTGGCGGAGCAGGAGCCTACAACGGGGGAGCACTCGCAAAAGCGGCCGACATATACGAAAAAATGCTCCGGGACGAGAAGGCGACGAAGTACTTCGGGCTTGCCGGGGCGATGGTCCCTGCCGGCATGGGCGGGATCGTCAGCGAACTCATCGAGAAGGGACACATCGACATCCTCGTTTCGACCGGGGCAAACCTCACCCACGACACGATCGAGGCGATCGGCTGCCACCACTACCACGGCACCTCGACCTGCGATGACATCAAACTGAGAGAAGAGGAGATCAACCGCATCTACGACATCTTCCTCCCCGACGAGGCCTTCATCCGTTTCGAGGAGTTCATGCAGGACTGCCTCTCCGATATCCCGGATAAATCCGTGATCACCATCTCAGGCCTCCTCCGCCACATCGGTGAGCACCTCGACCACGGCATCCTCGCAACCGCGGCAAAGAACGACGTCCCTGTCTTCTGCCCGGCGGTCCAGGACTCGATGCTCGGCATGCAGTTCTGGTTCTACAACCAGACTCACCACATCGTCGTCGACACCTTCGGCGACATGCACGACATCATCGACCGCTGCTATGCAGCCGAACACGCCGGCGCCTTCCTTGTCGGCGGCGGCGTCCCGAAGAACTTCATCTTCCAGAACAAGATGATCACCCCCTCGGGCTTCGACTACGCGATCCAGCTCACCGGCGACCGCCCTGACCTCGGCGGTCTCTCCGGCGCCACGCTCTCCGAAGCTCAGTCATGGGGCAAGATCAACGAAGACGCGGCCGCAATCACCGTCTATGGCGATGCGACGATCAACCTCCCCCTCATCGCCGCAGCAGTCCTGGAGAGGCTGGAACATGACTGA
- a CDS encoding NADH-ubiquinone oxidoreductase-F iron-sulfur binding region domain-containing protein encodes MRFAMIKDLEDHRAGLIAGEPDIPYIRVCAGPGCLANGSMNIYNALLAYVDEKGLKVDVDLKAEATGCQGFCERGPLVMLSLKRGEDEIFYQHVREKDVPDIIEKTVLTGELVQRLLYRDPAKKQTVTSPDGIPFYSHQRHVVLKNLGRINPLSLDDAIRAGVYAGLGRALAMEPAEVVKVVKDSGLRGRGGGGFPTGVKWESAAIVDAPQKFVVVNGDEGDPGAFMDRAVMEGDPHTMLEGLAIGGYAIGATRGIIYVRNEYPLAVEHLRVAIDQAREVGLLGKNILGSGFDFEIEIVRGGGAFVCGESTALMTSIEGRAGVPRVKYIRSTEKGLWDLPAVLNNVETWANVPQILLNGADWFRAMGTPKSTGTKVFSLVGKVKNSGLVEVPMGTTLRTIIFEIGGGVLNDRTFKAVQTGGPSGGCLPASELDRPVDFDQLKAAGSMMGSGGMIVMDDHTCMVNVAQYFVDFLVEESCGKCTPCREGLKAMQGLLHGLTSGTARPGDTVLLKEIAENVRDTALCGLGKTAANPVLSTMHWFPEEYEEHEKEGFCRAGVCKGLYALEIDPEVCTGCTLCAKVCPVNAATGEKKEPHVIDRKACVTCGSCLDVCRFKAIKVVRRGE; translated from the coding sequence ATGCGCTTCGCAATGATTAAAGACCTTGAAGACCACCGGGCCGGCCTCATCGCCGGAGAACCCGATATCCCGTACATCCGGGTCTGTGCAGGTCCAGGATGCCTTGCGAACGGGAGCATGAACATCTACAACGCCCTCCTCGCCTATGTGGATGAGAAGGGGTTGAAAGTGGATGTGGACCTGAAGGCCGAGGCGACTGGTTGCCAGGGCTTCTGCGAACGCGGGCCTCTTGTCATGCTCAGCCTGAAGAGGGGCGAGGACGAGATCTTCTACCAGCATGTCAGGGAGAAGGACGTCCCTGATATCATAGAAAAGACCGTCCTTACCGGTGAACTCGTGCAGAGGCTCCTGTACCGCGACCCGGCGAAGAAGCAGACTGTCACGTCGCCGGACGGGATCCCGTTTTATTCCCATCAGAGGCATGTCGTTCTGAAGAACCTCGGGCGGATCAACCCCCTTTCTCTTGACGACGCGATCCGGGCCGGCGTCTATGCCGGGCTCGGCCGGGCGCTCGCCATGGAGCCTGCGGAGGTCGTGAAGGTCGTGAAGGACTCCGGCCTCCGCGGACGCGGCGGCGGCGGTTTCCCGACAGGGGTGAAATGGGAGTCTGCGGCGATCGTCGACGCCCCGCAGAAGTTTGTCGTCGTGAACGGCGACGAGGGCGACCCCGGTGCGTTCATGGACCGTGCGGTGATGGAGGGCGACCCCCACACGATGCTCGAAGGCCTTGCCATCGGCGGCTATGCGATCGGTGCCACTCGTGGCATTATCTATGTGAGAAACGAATACCCCCTCGCCGTCGAGCACCTCCGCGTCGCCATCGACCAGGCGCGGGAGGTCGGCCTCCTCGGGAAGAACATTCTCGGCAGCGGCTTCGACTTCGAGATCGAGATCGTGCGGGGCGGCGGCGCCTTTGTCTGCGGCGAGTCCACGGCCCTGATGACCTCAATCGAAGGGCGGGCCGGTGTGCCGCGGGTGAAATATATCCGTTCCACCGAGAAGGGTCTCTGGGACCTGCCTGCGGTCCTCAACAATGTCGAGACCTGGGCCAATGTCCCGCAGATCCTGCTCAACGGGGCCGACTGGTTCAGGGCCATGGGCACACCGAAGAGCACGGGCACGAAGGTCTTCTCTCTTGTCGGCAAGGTCAAGAACAGCGGCCTTGTCGAGGTCCCGATGGGCACGACCCTGCGGACGATCATCTTCGAGATCGGCGGCGGGGTGCTGAATGACCGCACGTTCAAGGCCGTGCAGACCGGCGGCCCCTCGGGCGGCTGTCTACCGGCGAGCGAACTCGACCGCCCTGTGGACTTCGACCAGCTCAAGGCCGCGGGCTCGATGATGGGTTCTGGCGGCATGATCGTGATGGACGACCACACCTGCATGGTCAATGTCGCCCAGTACTTCGTCGACTTCCTGGTGGAGGAGTCGTGCGGTAAATGCACGCCCTGCCGCGAAGGGTTGAAGGCGATGCAGGGCCTCCTCCACGGCCTCACCTCGGGCACGGCCCGGCCTGGCGACACCGTCCTCCTGAAGGAGATCGCGGAAAATGTCAGGGACACCGCGCTCTGCGGCCTCGGGAAGACGGCGGCGAACCCTGTCCTCTCGACGATGCACTGGTTCCCCGAGGAGTACGAGGAGCACGAGAAGGAGGGCTTCTGCCGTGCAGGCGTCTGCAAAGGCCTCTACGCCCTGGAGATAGATCCAGAGGTCTGTACAGGCTGCACCCTCTGTGCAAAGGTCTGTCCTGTCAATGCGGCAACCGGCGAAAAGAAAGAGCCCCATGTCATCGACAGGAAGGCCTGTGTCACCTGCGGCTCGTGCCTGGACGTGTGCCGTTTCAAGGCGATCAAGGTTGTGCGGAGGGGTGAGTGA